A window of Pusillimonas sp. T7-7 contains these coding sequences:
- the dcd gene encoding dCTP deaminase: MSIKNDRWIRQAAGNGMIEPFEPGQVRAENGQRIVSYGTSSYGYDVRCADEFKIFTNINSTIVDPKAFDEKSFVDFKGDVCIIPPNSFALARTVEYFRIPRSVLTVCLGKSTYARCGIIVNVTPLEPEWEGHVTLEFSNTTPLPAKIYAGEGCAQMLFFESDEVCETSYRDRGGKYQGQQGVTLPRT, encoded by the coding sequence ATGAGCATAAAAAATGATCGCTGGATACGCCAGGCAGCAGGCAATGGAATGATAGAGCCGTTCGAGCCTGGTCAGGTACGTGCGGAAAATGGGCAGCGCATTGTCAGCTACGGCACCAGCAGCTATGGTTATGATGTACGATGCGCCGACGAGTTCAAGATATTCACGAACATCAATTCCACTATTGTCGACCCCAAGGCCTTCGACGAAAAATCATTTGTTGATTTCAAGGGCGATGTCTGCATTATTCCGCCCAATTCCTTTGCCTTGGCGCGTACAGTGGAATATTTCCGCATACCCCGAAGCGTACTGACGGTTTGCCTGGGTAAAAGCACCTATGCCCGTTGCGGAATCATCGTCAATGTGACGCCGTTGGAGCCCGAATGGGAAGGCCACGTAACATTGGAATTTTCCAACACCACCCCTTTGCCCGCCAAAATCTATGCAGGAGAGGGGTGTGCGCAGATGCTGTTTTTTGAAAGCGATGAAGTTTGCGAAACATCGTACCGCGATCGCGGCGGCAAGTATCAAGGGCAGCAAGGCGTAACGCTGCCCCGCACATAG